The sequence AAAGGACGCCAGTAATGATTCAGCTTGCGATGCCCAAATCATCGCGCGACAACTGGCTAGGGTTTGTCCTTGGTCATTATTTTCACTTAGCTCCAGATACCAATGCCCTCTTCGCTCAGACAAATTGGCAATTTCTGCTTTGACCCAAAGCGTCTGACTAAAGGCTTGCAGCAATCGTTGCTGCACTTGACGCAACAGCTCACTGAGACTCAGTGCGGATTGCTCACCTGCATCACTAGTTGCATCAACCTGTGCAACAGCGTGCAGTTCTGCAGGCAACCAAGCTTGAAAGGGGGTTAAATCAAGCTGATCGGCATCAGGCAGATACCACTTTTTTTTCAATGGGTCCCAGCGCGCACCCAGGGCTTTCGCTTGTTCTTTTTGGGCAAAAGGCACTTCAAGATACTGCACGACGTGCCTCCTGCTCAGCCATACGCTGGGTTTCAATCAGCACGCGTTGATACGCGTTTTGCAATACTTCAATGCCGGCTTCCGCTAAGCAGGCCTGCTCAGATAAGGCACGTCGCCATAAACGCCCTCCCGGACAGCCATGAAACAAGCCCATCATGTGGCGGGTAATATGGCTTAAACGCCCACCCGCTTGCAAATGTGCTTCAATGTAGGGATAGATGGCCTCTAACACCTCAGCGCGACTAATCGCGGGTTTGGGATCAGCATAAAATAGCCCATCAACCTCGGCTAATAAGTAGGGGTTTTCATAAATAGCGCGTCCCATCATTACCCCATCCACTGCCGGCAAATTGTCATAGGTCGATAAATGGCTTTTGGCATCAACGAGGGTTTTTAAGCCACCATTAATGCTAATGGCTAAATCAGCAAAATCGGCTTTAATTTGATGCACCCACGCATAATTAAGCGGCGGCACATCTCGGTTTTCCTTTGGTGACAAACCTTGCAGCCAGGCTTTACGCGCATGGATCACCACGCCATCGACCCCCGCTTTCACCAGGCCTGCTATAAAGTCAGCGAGGGTTTGATAATCCTCTTGATCATCAATACCAATGCGACATTTTACCGTTACAGGAATGGTAACCGCGGCTTTCATCGCGGCAACACTATCCGCAACGAGTTGTGGGTGCGCCATTAAGCAGGCACCAATTAAATTATTTTGCACGCGATCACTCGGGCAGCCAACATTAAGATTAATTTCATTATAGCCCCACTCCTCGCCAAGCCTCGCGCACTGCGCCAATTCAGTGGCTTTAGACCCGCCCAGCTGCAACACCACCGGACTATCCGCTGGATCACGGCCAATAAACCGAGGTAGGTTGTTGCCATACATCATCGCACCGGTCGTGACCATTTCAGAATAGAGCCAGGCCTGCTGAGTCATTAAACGATGAAAATACCGACAATGTCGGTCAGTCCAATCTAGCATCGGCGCCACTGAAAAACCGCTGGCACTGTTTAAATATAAAGATGATGAATCCAAAAATCTCTCACATTTTATATGTCTTAAAAATTAGCTTTATTATAAACAACTTAAACGAGCATAAAAGACGACTATTACGCGTTTTTGTCGCCATTGCTGGCTGGGAGTTCGTATAATAACGACAATTTAAACCCGAGTAATTGAGTAGGTTAATGCGACCACACCGTTTTGACAGCATTCAATACGACTTTAGCCAGCTGGCCAACCAACTCACTTTTGACGAATTAATGGCGCAGCTGCCAGAAATTCTGACCCGTGATTTGAACGATAACCTCTGCGTATGCAATAGCATTGCCAAAAAACGCGTCATTCAAGCCATG comes from Thiomicrospira aerophila AL3 and encodes:
- the dusA gene encoding tRNA dihydrouridine(20/20a) synthase DusA; amino-acid sequence: MDSSSLYLNSASGFSVAPMLDWTDRHCRYFHRLMTQQAWLYSEMVTTGAMMYGNNLPRFIGRDPADSPVVLQLGGSKATELAQCARLGEEWGYNEINLNVGCPSDRVQNNLIGACLMAHPQLVADSVAAMKAAVTIPVTVKCRIGIDDQEDYQTLADFIAGLVKAGVDGVVIHARKAWLQGLSPKENRDVPPLNYAWVHQIKADFADLAISINGGLKTLVDAKSHLSTYDNLPAVDGVMMGRAIYENPYLLAEVDGLFYADPKPAISRAEVLEAIYPYIEAHLQAGGRLSHITRHMMGLFHGCPGGRLWRRALSEQACLAEAGIEVLQNAYQRVLIETQRMAEQEARRAVS
- a CDS encoding (2Fe-2S)-binding protein, coding for MRPHRFDSIQYDFSQLANQLTFDELMAQLPEILTRDLNDNLCVCNSIAKKRVIQAMYEGAGSMAQIREACMAGDGTGCCKLQLKHLLDAIQKIDKSNP